One segment of Sylvia atricapilla isolate bSylAtr1 chromosome 8, bSylAtr1.pri, whole genome shotgun sequence DNA contains the following:
- the PLEKHA1 gene encoding pleckstrin homology domain-containing family A member 1 isoform X1: MPYVDRQNRICGFLDIEENENSGKFLRRYFILDTREDSLVWYMDNPQNLPSGSPPVGVIKLTYISKVSDATKLRPKAEFCFVMNAGMRKYFLQANDQQDLVEWVNVLNKATKITVPKQSDPLCQMDNANRQAESPGGKKQVSYRTEIVGGVPIITPTQKEEASEGSEGADRNYLKRSQTHLPYFAAKHPPDNAIIKAGYCVKQGAVMKNWKRRYFQLDENTIGYFKSELEKEPLRVIPLKEVHKVQECKQSDIMMRDNLFEIVTTSRTFYVQADSPEDMHSWIKAISGAIVAQRGPGRSAASEHPESSPEPGHAVRPAGAAAASSHSTAPHGSPVATAPLHKPPALEKRGFHESFTKARPRSYKIQAVAPRESTPKVTDRGGPWEPRSKNGTQEQDPGLVDLDDASLPVSDV; the protein is encoded by the exons ATGCCTTATGTGGATCGCCAGAATCGCATCTGTGGTTTCCTAGACATTGAGGAAAATGAGAATAGTGGGAAATTCCTGCGGCGGTACTTCATCCTGGACACACGAGAGGACAGCCTGGTGTGGTACATGGATAACCCACAg AATCTTCCCTCTGGATCTCCACCTGTTGGGGTCATTAAACTTACCTATATATCAAAG GTTAGCGATGCAACTAAGCTGAGGCCAAAGGCAGAGTTCTGTTTTG TTATGAATGCAGGGATGAGAAAATACTTCCTACAAGCCAATGATCAGCAGGACCTAGTTGAATGGGTAAATGTTCTGAACAAAGCTACCAAAATCACA GTACCAAAGCAGTCTGATCCTCTCTGCCAAATGGATAATGCAAATCGTCAAGCTGAAAGCCCAGGTGGAAAGAAGCAAGTCTCTTACAGGACAGAAATTGTTGGTGGTGTTCCCATCATTACACCCACCCAG aaagaaGAAGCCAGTGAGGGCAGTGAAGGGGCTGACAGGAATTATTTGAAGCGGTCACAAACTCACCTTCCTTATTTTGCTGCTAAGCATCCCCCAGATAATGCCATTATCAAAGCTGGTTACTGTGTCAAACAAGGAGCAGTG ATGAAGAACTGGAAGAGAAGATACTTTCAATTAGATGAAAACACAATAGGATATTTCAAGTCTGAACTG gaaaaggaacCTCTCAGGGTTATACCACTTAAAGAGGTCCATAAAGTTCAGGAATGCAAACAGAG tgaTATAATGATGAGAGACAATCTCTTTGAAATTGTAACAACTTCTCGAACCTTTTATGTGcag GCAGACAGCCCTGAGGACATGCACAGCTGGATCAAGGCCATCTCCGGGGCCATCGTAGCGCAGCGCGGACCTGGGAGATCAGCGGCTTCT GAGCATCCCGAGTCTTCTCCCGAACCCGGCCATGCTGTCCGTCCTGCCGGCGCAGCCGCCGCCAGCTCACATTCCACAGCCCCTCACGGCAGCCCTGTGGCCACAGCCCCTCTCCACAAACCCCCTGCCTTGGAGAAGCGAGGATTTCACGAGTCTTTTACCAAGGCCAGGCCAAGGAGCTACAAGATCCAGGCTGTCGCTCCAAGAGAATCAACTCCCAAAGTGACTGACCGGGGCGGCCCCTGGGAACCCCGGAGCAAAAATGGCACTCAGGAACAGGATCCTGGCCTTGTGGATCTGGATGATGCAAGCCTTCCAGTTAGTGATGTGTAG
- the PLEKHA1 gene encoding pleckstrin homology domain-containing family A member 1 isoform X5, with the protein MPYVDRQNRICGFLDIEENENSGKFLRRYFILDTREDSLVWYMDNPQNLPSGSPPVGVIKLTYISKVSDATKLRPKAEFCFVMNAGMRKYFLQANDQQDLVEWVNVLNKATKITVPKQSDPLCQMDNANRQAESPGGKKQVSYRTEIVGGVPIITPTQKEEASEGSEGADRNYLKRSQTHLPYFAAKHPPDNAIIKAGYCVKQGAVMKNWKRRYFQLDENTIGYFKSELEKEPLRVIPLKEVHKVQECKQSDIMMRDNLFEIVTTSRTFYVQADSPEDMHSWIKAISGAIVAQRGPGRSAASVTLILALHCVPDAAGQKAVESLYTEEHPESSPEPGHAVRPAGAAAASSHSTAPHGSPVATAPLHKPPALEKRGFHESFTKARPRSYKIQAVAPRESTPKVTDRGGPWEPRSKNGTQEQDPGLVDLDDASLPVSDV; encoded by the exons ATGCCTTATGTGGATCGCCAGAATCGCATCTGTGGTTTCCTAGACATTGAGGAAAATGAGAATAGTGGGAAATTCCTGCGGCGGTACTTCATCCTGGACACACGAGAGGACAGCCTGGTGTGGTACATGGATAACCCACAg AATCTTCCCTCTGGATCTCCACCTGTTGGGGTCATTAAACTTACCTATATATCAAAG GTTAGCGATGCAACTAAGCTGAGGCCAAAGGCAGAGTTCTGTTTTG TTATGAATGCAGGGATGAGAAAATACTTCCTACAAGCCAATGATCAGCAGGACCTAGTTGAATGGGTAAATGTTCTGAACAAAGCTACCAAAATCACA GTACCAAAGCAGTCTGATCCTCTCTGCCAAATGGATAATGCAAATCGTCAAGCTGAAAGCCCAGGTGGAAAGAAGCAAGTCTCTTACAGGACAGAAATTGTTGGTGGTGTTCCCATCATTACACCCACCCAG aaagaaGAAGCCAGTGAGGGCAGTGAAGGGGCTGACAGGAATTATTTGAAGCGGTCACAAACTCACCTTCCTTATTTTGCTGCTAAGCATCCCCCAGATAATGCCATTATCAAAGCTGGTTACTGTGTCAAACAAGGAGCAGTG ATGAAGAACTGGAAGAGAAGATACTTTCAATTAGATGAAAACACAATAGGATATTTCAAGTCTGAACTG gaaaaggaacCTCTCAGGGTTATACCACTTAAAGAGGTCCATAAAGTTCAGGAATGCAAACAGAG tgaTATAATGATGAGAGACAATCTCTTTGAAATTGTAACAACTTCTCGAACCTTTTATGTGcag GCAGACAGCCCTGAGGACATGCACAGCTGGATCAAGGCCATCTCCGGGGCCATCGTAGCGCAGCGCGGACCTGGGAGATCAGCGGCTTCT GTGACTCTAATCTTAGCTTTGCACTGTGTTCCAGATGCGGCAGGCCAGAAGGCTGTCGAATCCTTGTATACAGAG GAGCATCCCGAGTCTTCTCCCGAACCCGGCCATGCTGTCCGTCCTGCCGGCGCAGCCGCCGCCAGCTCACATTCCACAGCCCCTCACGGCAGCCCTGTGGCCACAGCCCCTCTCCACAAACCCCCTGCCTTGGAGAAGCGAGGATTTCACGAGTCTTTTACCAAGGCCAGGCCAAGGAGCTACAAGATCCAGGCTGTCGCTCCAAGAGAATCAACTCCCAAAGTGACTGACCGGGGCGGCCCCTGGGAACCCCGGAGCAAAAATGGCACTCAGGAACAGGATCCTGGCCTTGTGGATCTGGATGATGCAAGCCTTCCAGTTAGTGATGTGTAG
- the PLEKHA1 gene encoding pleckstrin homology domain-containing family A member 1 isoform X4, with protein MPYVDRQNRICGFLDIEENENSGKFLRRYFILDTREDSLVWYMDNPQNLPSGSPPVGVIKLTYISKVSDATKLRPKAEFCFVMNAGMRKYFLQANDQQDLVEWVNVLNKATKITVPKQSDPLCQMDNANRQAESPGGKKQVSYRTEIVGGVPIITPTQKEEASEGSEGADRNYLKRSQTHLPYFAAKHPPDNAIIKAGYCVKQGAVMKNWKRRYFQLDENTIGYFKSELADSPEDMHSWIKAISGAIVAQRGPGRSAASEHPESSPEPGHAVRPAGAAAASSHSTAPHGSPVATAPLHKPPALEKRGFHESFTKARPRSYKIQAVAPRESTPKVTDRGGPWEPRSKNGTQEQDPGLVDLDDASLPVSDV; from the exons ATGCCTTATGTGGATCGCCAGAATCGCATCTGTGGTTTCCTAGACATTGAGGAAAATGAGAATAGTGGGAAATTCCTGCGGCGGTACTTCATCCTGGACACACGAGAGGACAGCCTGGTGTGGTACATGGATAACCCACAg AATCTTCCCTCTGGATCTCCACCTGTTGGGGTCATTAAACTTACCTATATATCAAAG GTTAGCGATGCAACTAAGCTGAGGCCAAAGGCAGAGTTCTGTTTTG TTATGAATGCAGGGATGAGAAAATACTTCCTACAAGCCAATGATCAGCAGGACCTAGTTGAATGGGTAAATGTTCTGAACAAAGCTACCAAAATCACA GTACCAAAGCAGTCTGATCCTCTCTGCCAAATGGATAATGCAAATCGTCAAGCTGAAAGCCCAGGTGGAAAGAAGCAAGTCTCTTACAGGACAGAAATTGTTGGTGGTGTTCCCATCATTACACCCACCCAG aaagaaGAAGCCAGTGAGGGCAGTGAAGGGGCTGACAGGAATTATTTGAAGCGGTCACAAACTCACCTTCCTTATTTTGCTGCTAAGCATCCCCCAGATAATGCCATTATCAAAGCTGGTTACTGTGTCAAACAAGGAGCAGTG ATGAAGAACTGGAAGAGAAGATACTTTCAATTAGATGAAAACACAATAGGATATTTCAAGTCTGAACTG GCAGACAGCCCTGAGGACATGCACAGCTGGATCAAGGCCATCTCCGGGGCCATCGTAGCGCAGCGCGGACCTGGGAGATCAGCGGCTTCT GAGCATCCCGAGTCTTCTCCCGAACCCGGCCATGCTGTCCGTCCTGCCGGCGCAGCCGCCGCCAGCTCACATTCCACAGCCCCTCACGGCAGCCCTGTGGCCACAGCCCCTCTCCACAAACCCCCTGCCTTGGAGAAGCGAGGATTTCACGAGTCTTTTACCAAGGCCAGGCCAAGGAGCTACAAGATCCAGGCTGTCGCTCCAAGAGAATCAACTCCCAAAGTGACTGACCGGGGCGGCCCCTGGGAACCCCGGAGCAAAAATGGCACTCAGGAACAGGATCCTGGCCTTGTGGATCTGGATGATGCAAGCCTTCCAGTTAGTGATGTGTAG
- the PLEKHA1 gene encoding pleckstrin homology domain-containing family A member 1 isoform X3, with product MPYVDRQNRICGFLDIEENENSGKFLRRYFILDTREDSLVWYMDNPQNLPSGSPPVGVIKLTYISKVSDATKLRPKAEFCFVMNAGMRKYFLQANDQQDLVEWVNVLNKATKITVPKQSDPLCQMDNANRQAESPGGKKQVSYRTEIVGGVPIITPTQKEEASEGSEGADRNYLKRSQTHLPYFAAKHPPDNAIIKAGYCVKQGAVMKNWKRRYFQLDENTIGYFKSELEKEPLRVIPLKEVHKVQECKQSDIMMRDNLFEIVTTSRTFYVQADSPEDMHSWIKAISGAIVAQRGPGRSAASMRQARRLSNPCIQRSIPSLLPNPAMLSVLPAQPPPAHIPQPLTAALWPQPLSTNPLPWRSEDFTSLLPRPGQGATRSRLSLQENQLPK from the exons ATGCCTTATGTGGATCGCCAGAATCGCATCTGTGGTTTCCTAGACATTGAGGAAAATGAGAATAGTGGGAAATTCCTGCGGCGGTACTTCATCCTGGACACACGAGAGGACAGCCTGGTGTGGTACATGGATAACCCACAg AATCTTCCCTCTGGATCTCCACCTGTTGGGGTCATTAAACTTACCTATATATCAAAG GTTAGCGATGCAACTAAGCTGAGGCCAAAGGCAGAGTTCTGTTTTG TTATGAATGCAGGGATGAGAAAATACTTCCTACAAGCCAATGATCAGCAGGACCTAGTTGAATGGGTAAATGTTCTGAACAAAGCTACCAAAATCACA GTACCAAAGCAGTCTGATCCTCTCTGCCAAATGGATAATGCAAATCGTCAAGCTGAAAGCCCAGGTGGAAAGAAGCAAGTCTCTTACAGGACAGAAATTGTTGGTGGTGTTCCCATCATTACACCCACCCAG aaagaaGAAGCCAGTGAGGGCAGTGAAGGGGCTGACAGGAATTATTTGAAGCGGTCACAAACTCACCTTCCTTATTTTGCTGCTAAGCATCCCCCAGATAATGCCATTATCAAAGCTGGTTACTGTGTCAAACAAGGAGCAGTG ATGAAGAACTGGAAGAGAAGATACTTTCAATTAGATGAAAACACAATAGGATATTTCAAGTCTGAACTG gaaaaggaacCTCTCAGGGTTATACCACTTAAAGAGGTCCATAAAGTTCAGGAATGCAAACAGAG tgaTATAATGATGAGAGACAATCTCTTTGAAATTGTAACAACTTCTCGAACCTTTTATGTGcag GCAGACAGCCCTGAGGACATGCACAGCTGGATCAAGGCCATCTCCGGGGCCATCGTAGCGCAGCGCGGACCTGGGAGATCAGCGGCTTCT ATGCGGCAGGCCAGAAGGCTGTCGAATCCTTGTATACAGAG GAGCATCCCGAGTCTTCTCCCGAACCCGGCCATGCTGTCCGTCCTGCCGGCGCAGCCGCCGCCAGCTCACATTCCACAGCCCCTCACGGCAGCCCTGTGGCCACAGCCCCTCTCCACAAACCCCCTGCCTTGGAGAAGCGAGGATTTCACGAGTCTTTTACCAAGGCCAGGCCAAGGAGCTACAAGATCCAGGCTGTCGCTCCAAGAGAATCAACTCCCAAAGTGA
- the PLEKHA1 gene encoding pleckstrin homology domain-containing family A member 1 isoform X2, whose amino-acid sequence MPYVDRQNRICGFLDIEENENSGKFLRRYFILDTREDSLVWYMDNPQNLPSGSPPVGVIKLTYISKVSDATKLRPKAEFCFVMNAGMRKYFLQANDQQDLVEWVNVLNKATKITVPKQSDPLCQMDNANRQAESPGGKKQVSYRTEIVGGVPIITPTQKEEASEGSEGADRNYLKRSQTHLPYFAAKHPPDNAIIKAGYCVKQGAVMKNWKRRYFQLDENTIGYFKSELEKEPLRVIPLKEVHKVQECKQSDIMMRDNLFEIVTTSRTFYVQADSPEDMHSWIKAISGAIVAQRGPGRSAASMRQARRLSNPCIQRYTSRTGECSTSIPSLLPNPAMLSVLPAQPPPAHIPQPLTAALWPQPLSTNPLPWRSEDFTSLLPRPGQGATRSRLSLQENQLPK is encoded by the exons ATGCCTTATGTGGATCGCCAGAATCGCATCTGTGGTTTCCTAGACATTGAGGAAAATGAGAATAGTGGGAAATTCCTGCGGCGGTACTTCATCCTGGACACACGAGAGGACAGCCTGGTGTGGTACATGGATAACCCACAg AATCTTCCCTCTGGATCTCCACCTGTTGGGGTCATTAAACTTACCTATATATCAAAG GTTAGCGATGCAACTAAGCTGAGGCCAAAGGCAGAGTTCTGTTTTG TTATGAATGCAGGGATGAGAAAATACTTCCTACAAGCCAATGATCAGCAGGACCTAGTTGAATGGGTAAATGTTCTGAACAAAGCTACCAAAATCACA GTACCAAAGCAGTCTGATCCTCTCTGCCAAATGGATAATGCAAATCGTCAAGCTGAAAGCCCAGGTGGAAAGAAGCAAGTCTCTTACAGGACAGAAATTGTTGGTGGTGTTCCCATCATTACACCCACCCAG aaagaaGAAGCCAGTGAGGGCAGTGAAGGGGCTGACAGGAATTATTTGAAGCGGTCACAAACTCACCTTCCTTATTTTGCTGCTAAGCATCCCCCAGATAATGCCATTATCAAAGCTGGTTACTGTGTCAAACAAGGAGCAGTG ATGAAGAACTGGAAGAGAAGATACTTTCAATTAGATGAAAACACAATAGGATATTTCAAGTCTGAACTG gaaaaggaacCTCTCAGGGTTATACCACTTAAAGAGGTCCATAAAGTTCAGGAATGCAAACAGAG tgaTATAATGATGAGAGACAATCTCTTTGAAATTGTAACAACTTCTCGAACCTTTTATGTGcag GCAGACAGCCCTGAGGACATGCACAGCTGGATCAAGGCCATCTCCGGGGCCATCGTAGCGCAGCGCGGACCTGGGAGATCAGCGGCTTCT ATGCGGCAGGCCAGAAGGCTGTCGAATCCTTGTATACAGAGGTATACATCAAGAACTGGTGAATGCAGCAC GAGCATCCCGAGTCTTCTCCCGAACCCGGCCATGCTGTCCGTCCTGCCGGCGCAGCCGCCGCCAGCTCACATTCCACAGCCCCTCACGGCAGCCCTGTGGCCACAGCCCCTCTCCACAAACCCCCTGCCTTGGAGAAGCGAGGATTTCACGAGTCTTTTACCAAGGCCAGGCCAAGGAGCTACAAGATCCAGGCTGTCGCTCCAAGAGAATCAACTCCCAAAGTGA